GCCGTTCTTTTCGGCGACCTGGCCGTTGAGGGAATCGATGATACCGTTCTTTTCGGCGACCTGACCGTTGAGGCTGTCGATGATGCCATTCTTTTCGGTGACCTGACCGTTGAGGGCGTCAATGATACCGTTCTTTTCGTTGATCTGGCCGTTGAGGCTGTCGATAATGCCATTCTTTTCGTTAACTTGTCCGTTCAAGGAATTGATGGCGTTGTCCTTTTCAGCGATTTGACCGTTGAGGCTATCGATGGTTCCGTTCTTTTCGGCGACCTGGCCGTTAAGGGCGTCAATGATGCCGTTCTTTTCGTTGATTTGGGCGTTCAAGTTGTCGATAATGCCGTTCTTTTCATTAATCGCTTCGTCTTGGGCGGCGGCCTGGTTGGCTCTTGCATTGAGGGCGGCTTCGTAGTCGGCAATCTTTGCGTTGGCGGAGTCCAACAGGTTTTTCTGGTCTTCGGCTTGGGCGTCTTTGCCTTCGAGAAGCTGCTTGAGTTTGGCGTTTTCTTCGCGCAGGGCGCGTACCGTTCCGAGGACGCTTTCAACCTTCTGCGACAACAAGTTCATGTTTTCGAAATTCATTATTTCTCCATATTTGGCGGGGTGCGAAACTTACTATGTAAGATATATAAAATTTTCTTGTAACTAGAGTATGATAAAATGTAAAATGACCTTTGGATTTTAGTTTTTTTT
This is a stretch of genomic DNA from Fibrobacter sp. UBA4297. It encodes these proteins:
- a CDS encoding glycosyl transferase family 2, which gives rise to MNFENMNLLSQKVESVLGTVRALREENAKLKQLLEGKDAQAEDQKNLLDSANAKIADYEAALNARANQAAAQDEAINEKNGIIDNLNAQINEKNGIIDALNGQVAEKNGTIDSLNGQIAEKDNAINSLNGQVNEKNGIIDSLNGQINEKNGIIDALNGQVTEKNGIIDSLNGQVAEKNGIIDSLNGQVAEKNGIIDSLNGQMDEKNNIIDCLNGQVAEKNDIIDNLNNQVQNQSNEISEAQSKFQQLLSTIESELGTEININEPAAEQAPEQQAENKPQEENPDLFASNGGSQPGFFG